One Spinacia oleracea cultivar Varoflay chromosome 4, BTI_SOV_V1, whole genome shotgun sequence DNA segment encodes these proteins:
- the LOC130471542 gene encoding uncharacterized protein: MTLCKDWISIKDYIGDPTYAEIHLLVSSWEGLDESKIVYDEDHDEGEDHDEIFDILRDLYPAFNDVSPSYDVNDVEKPNADGKSFYNLLKDSQDPVYEGAKSSTMFAILELLHIKTLGRWTNESFSMLLKFLKNRLLPTGSTLPDSYKESKKIMRNLGISYEKIDACVNDCMLYWKENEKLDACNICGASRWKTNKHSGEDKCKSNGKKIPHKILRYFPLKPRLQRLFMCSKTASLMRWHDGKKKKDGTMRHPVDGAAWESFDKEFPEFASDPRNVRLGLASHGFQPFANSKTPYSIWRVVLMPYNLPPDLCMKQSNILLSMLIPSPKGPGDAIDIYLQPLIEELKDLWDTGVETFDAATQHHFNLRAPLMWTINDFPAYAMLSGWSTKGYLACPRCLKDKRSMGLSHGGKECYMDHRCYLPKNHRWRKDKDSFDGKVEHGLPPEPCSIDEILLQLEDLENIVLSKDPHVKTKINHELRGDNWNKKSIFFELLYWRKHFLRHNLDVMHLRKIYVIMFLGQL, from the exons ATGACTCTCTGTAAGGATTGGATTTCCATTAAAGATTACATTGGTGATCCAACATATGCCGAG ATACACCTTCTGGTATCATCATGGGAAGGGTTGGATGAGTCAAAAATCGTGTACGACGAGGATCATGATGAGGGAGAAGACCATGATGAAATTTTTGATATTCTAAGGGATTTATATCCTGCGTTCAATGATGTTAGTCCCTCTTATGATGTTAATGATGTCGAGAAGCCAAATGCCGACGGTAAAAGTTTTTATAACCTATTGAAGGATTCACAAGATCCGGTCTATGAAGGTGCTAAGAGTTCTACAATGTTTGCAATCTTGGAGCTTCTTCATATTAAGACTCTAGGTCGTTGGACCAATGAGTCTTTTAGCATGCTTCTCAAATTTTTGAAGAATCGGCTTTTACCTACAGGGTCAACTTTACCAGATTCATACAAAGAGTCAAAAAAGATCATGAGAAACCTCGGAATTTCCTATGAAAAGATCGATGCATGtgttaatgattgcatgttataTTGGAAGGAGAATGAGAAGCTAGATGCATGCAATATTTGCGGTGCATCAAGATGGAAAACTAACAAACACAGTGGGGAAGACAAGTGTAAGTCAAATGGTAAAAAAATACCTCACAAGATATTACGCTACTTCCCACTAAAACCGAGGCTTCAAAGATTATTCATGTGTTCAAAGACTGCTTCTTTGATGAGGTGGCATGATGGTAAAAAGAAGAAAGATGGTACGATGCGACATCCTGTTGATGGAGCTGCGTGGGAGTCATTTGACAAGGAGTTTCCCGAGTTTGCATCAGATCCTAGAAATGTTAGGTTGGGGCTTGCCAGTCATGGTTTTCAACCCTTTGCAAACTCGAAAACACCTTATAGTATTTGGCGTGTAGTACTTATGCCATATAACTTACCTCCAGATCTTTGTATGAAGCAGTCTAATATACTTCTTTCGATGCTTATTCCTAGTCCTAAAGGACCCGGCGATGCAATTGACATATATTTGCAACCATTGATCGAGGAATTAAAAGATCTATGGGACACTGGTGTCGAGACCTTCGATGCAGCAACTCAACATCATTTTAATTTACGTGCACCACTGATGTGGACCATTAATGATTTTCCAGCATATGCCATGTTGTCAGGATGGAGTACTAAGGGGTATTTGGCATGCCCTCGTTGCCTTAAGGATAAACGATCAATGGGACTATCTCATGGGGGCAAAGAATGCTACATGGATCATAGATGTTATTTGCCAAAGAACCATAGATGGCGGAAGGATAAGGATTCATTTGACGGAAAAGTTGAGCATGGTCTACCTCCTGAACCTTGTTCAATTGATGAAATTCTTCTTCAACTCGAGGATCTCGAGAACATTGTTTTGTCCAAGGATCCACATGTGAAGACAAAAATAAATCATGAGCTTAGGGGTGATAATTGGAATAAGAAAAGTATTTTCTTTGAGCTTTTATACTGGAGGAAACATTTTTTACGGCACAACTTAGACGTGATGCATTTGAGAAAAATATATGTGATAATGTTCTTGGGACAATTATGA